A region from the Zonotrichia leucophrys gambelii isolate GWCS_2022_RI chromosome Z, RI_Zleu_2.0, whole genome shotgun sequence genome encodes:
- the OSTF1 gene encoding osteoclast-stimulating factor 1 gives MSKPPPKPAKPGQVKVFRALYTFEPRTPDELYFEEGDIIYISDMSDTNWWKGTCKGRTGLIPSNYVAEQAESIDNPLHEAAKRGNLSWLRECLDNRVGVNGLDKAGNTALYWACHGGHKDVVDVLLAQANLELNQQNKLGDTALHAAAWKGYADIVEMLLEKGARTDLKNNEKKLALDMATNAACASLLKKKQSAGTVRTLSNAEEYLDDEDSD, from the exons ggcAGGTTAAAGTATTCAGGGCCCTTTATACGTTTGAGCCCAGAACG ccAGATGAACTGTACTTTGAAGAAGGAGATATCATTTACATCTCAGACATG AGTGATACAAATTGGTGGAAAGGAACTTGTAAAGGGAGAACTGGACTAATTCCAAGCAACTATG TGGCAGAGCAAGCAGAGTCTATTGATAATCCACTGCATGAAGCTGCCAAGCGAG GCAACCTGAGCTGGTTGAGAGAGTGTTTGGATAATCGAGTTGGTGTCAATGGTTTAGACAAAGCTGGAAACACAGCTCTGTATTGGGCATGCCATGGAGGCCATAAAG ATGTAGTAGATGTGCTGCTTGCCCAGGCAAACCTAGAGTTAAACCAACAG AACAAACTGGGAGACACAGCTTTGCATGCTGCTGCATGGAAAGGTTATGCAGATATTGTAgagatgctgctggaaaagg GGGCAAGAACAGATCTGAAAAACAACGAGAAGAAACTGGCTTTAGATATGGCAACGAACGCAGCTTGTGCTTCTTTGCTTAAGAAGAAACAGAGTGCAG gtacAGTCCGAACATTGAGTAATGCAGAGGAATACCTTGATGATGAAGACTCCGATTAG